One segment of Pseudomonadota bacterium DNA contains the following:
- a CDS encoding ORF6N domain-containing protein, protein MNEQDLAVVGCIEQVIFILRGQRVMLDADLATLYGVETKELNRAVKRNAVRFPIDFMFQLTDEEAERLRCQIGTSKHDGFVDSENRFPLLSRRGGRRYLPYAFTEQGVAMLSSVLKSERAALVNIEIMRAFVKLREILRTDTGLARKLEALERRYDAQFRVVFEAIRGLMEPPVKPKRGIGFRREES, encoded by the coding sequence ATGAACGAGCAAGATCTCGCCGTAGTGGGTTGCATCGAGCAAGTCATCTTCATCCTGCGCGGCCAAAGGGTGATGCTCGACGCGGATCTGGCCACTCTCTACGGCGTCGAGACGAAGGAGCTGAACAGGGCGGTAAAGAGGAACGCTGTCCGGTTTCCGATAGATTTCATGTTCCAACTCACCGATGAGGAAGCAGAACGTTTGAGGTGCCAAATTGGCACCTCAAAACACGATGGATTCGTCGACTCCGAAAACCGATTCCCTCTGTTGAGTCGCCGCGGGGGACGCCGGTACTTGCCCTACGCCTTCACCGAGCAGGGTGTTGCGATGCTGTCGAGCGTGCTCAAGAGCGAACGTGCCGCGCTCGTGAACATCGAGATCATGCGGGCCTTCGTGAAGCTTCGGGAGATACTGCGAACCGATACAGGGCTGGCTCGGAAGCTCGAGGCGCTGGAGAGGCGGTACGACGCGCAGTTCCGAGTGGTGTTCGAGGCGATCCGCGGGCTGATGGAGCCGCCTGTCAAGCCGAAGCGGGGCATCGGTTTTCGCCGAGAGGAATCCTGA
- a CDS encoding formylglycine-generating enzyme family protein gives MPHTIAPTSRYRCTVIAACALAATLSSCSDDGAPIDGGPDACVDAGSDSDTDADTDTDTNTDTDIDGDAGTPMTPADYDDPTPLSWALLDGGTFLQGSESSLSPASYSETPAHDVTVPAFEMMITEVTTSQYAQCVLADVCTEPFVAVEGDSVLSNCNWLWWGRDDHPVNCVNVYEAEVYCAWIDARLPSESEWEYAARSRGQNNEYPWGDEEPSCDPTRGRL, from the coding sequence TTGCCGCACACCATCGCGCCGACGAGCCGTTATCGGTGCACGGTCATCGCGGCATGTGCGCTCGCCGCGACGCTCTCGTCCTGCAGCGACGACGGCGCGCCGATCGACGGCGGGCCGGACGCGTGTGTGGACGCAGGCTCCGACAGCGACACCGATGCCGACACTGACACTGACACAAACACAGACACGGACATTGACGGTGACGCAGGAACGCCGATGACACCCGCGGACTACGATGATCCCACGCCGCTATCTTGGGCTCTGCTTGACGGAGGAACGTTTCTGCAAGGCTCCGAAAGTTCGTTGTCCCCGGCTTCTTACTCGGAGACCCCCGCACACGACGTCACCGTGCCTGCATTCGAGATGATGATTACCGAGGTAACGACATCTCAGTATGCACAGTGCGTTCTCGCCGACGTCTGCACGGAGCCGTTCGTTGCGGTCGAAGGCGACAGCGTGCTTTCGAACTGCAACTGGCTGTGGTGGGGCCGGGACGACCACCCGGTGAACTGCGTCAACGTGTACGAAGCCGAGGTGTACTGCGCGTGGATCGACGCGCGCCTGCCATCGGAGTCGGAGTGGGAGTACGCAGCGCGCAGTCGCGGACAGAACAACGAGTACCCGTGGGGGGACGAAGAGCCGAGCTGTGATCCTACGAGGGGGAGGTTATAG